A single Phragmites australis chromosome 4, lpPhrAust1.1, whole genome shotgun sequence DNA region contains:
- the LOC133915521 gene encoding glycosyltransferase BC10-like: MQARVASMEDVKEARQAAGAQGQGRVFPSGMLKVLLGFLLLGVGLSAVGMYMARHAVAAAAPAFFRPCLGAAAADEEPEGLERWTRPPARVRHAMTDEELLWRASFAPRVPGYPFQRVPKVAFMFLTRGPLPLAPLWERFFSGHEGRYSIYVHVLPSYRANFTSGSVFYQRQIPSKVAEWGQMTMCDAERRLLANALLDISNEWFVLVSESCIPIFDFNTTYRYFQNSSQNFLMAFDDPGPYGRGRYNWNMTPEVELTQWRKGSQWFEVDRELAIEIVKDTIYYPKFKEFCRPHCYVDEHYFPTMLTIEAPHSLANRSVTWVDWSRGGAHPATFGRGDITEEFLRRVREGRTCLYNNQNSTMCFLFARKFSPSALEPLLELAPTVLGFG, translated from the exons ATGCAGGCGCGGGTGGCGTCCATGGAGGACGTGAAGGAGGCGAGGCAGGCGGCGGGGGCGCAGGGGCAGGGCAGGGTGTTCCCGTCGGGGATGCTCAAGGTGTTACTGGGGTTTCTCCTGCTCGGCGTTGGGCTGTCCGCGGTCGGCATGTACATGGCGCGGcacgcggtggcggcggccgcgccCGCGTTCTTCCGGCCGTGCCTGGGGGCCGCCGCTGCGGACGAGGAGCCCGAGGGGCTGGAGCGGTGGACCCGCCCCCCCGCGCGTGTGCGGCACGCAATGACGGACGAGGAGCTGCTCTGGCGCGCGTCGTTTGCCCCGCGGGTGCCCGGGTACCCATTCCAGCGCGTGCCCAAGGTGGCCTTCATGTTCCTCACGCGAGGCCCGCTGCCGCTTGCGCCGCTCTGGGAGCGCTTCTTCAGCGGGCACGAGGGGCGTTACTCCATCTACGTGCACGTGCTACCCTCCTACCGCGCCAACTTCACCTCTGGCTCCGTCTTCTACCAACGCCAAATCCCCAGTAAG GTCGCAGAATGGGGTCAGATGACCATGTGTGATGCTGAGAGACGTCTACTTGCCAACGCTTTGCTGGATATATCCAACGAATGgtttgtgcttgtgtctgagTCATGCATTCCTATATTTGATTTCAACACAACATACCGATACTTCCAGAATTCGAGCCAAAACTTCCTCATGGCGTTTGATGATCCTGGACCATATGGACGGGGGCGGTACAACTGGAACATGACCCCTGAGGTTGAGCTCACACAATGGCGCAAAGGCTCGCAATGGTTTGAAGTAGACAGAGAACTTGCCATTGAAATCGTCAAGGACACGATCTACTACCCAAAATTCAAGGAGTTCTGCAGGCCTCATTGTTATGTTGATGAGCACTATTTCCCTACAATGCTCACGATTGAAGCTCCGCACAGCCTGGCTAACAGGAGTGTTACCTGGGTGGATTGGTCAAGAGGCGGTGCGCATCCAGCCACTTTTGGTAGGGGTGATATCACGGAGGAATTCTTGAGGAGAGTTCGGGAAGGACGAACTTGTCTATACAACAACCAGAACTCGACTATGTGCTTCTTGTTTGCTCGGAAATTTTCTCCAAGTGCATTGGAGCCATTGTTAGAGCTAGCGCCCACTGTGCTCGGTTTTGGTTGA